The nucleotide window GTCATTGCCGGTCACTGACAGACAACCGAAATTCTCCGGCTTTGCAGGAATGCCTTAATGTACAACAAGATTCTCGTAACGCTGGACACAAGTCCCACTGACCGCGCCATCATCGAGCACATAAAAGCTCTGGCAGGAATTATGCACAGCCGCGTCGCGCTTCTGCACGTTGCCGACGGCTGGGCCGCGCGCATGTACGGACCCGACGCCGTCAGCCCCGAAGTTGCGCAAGACAAGTCGTATCTGGGAAGAGTCCGGGCTGAGTTCGAGGCGGAAGGAATTCCAGCCGAGGCCGCGCTCGCCTACGGTGATCCAGCCAACGAAATCGTCAAGTGGGTCCAGCAGGAGGGCTGCGACCTCGTAGCTATGAGCACCCATGGACACCGGTTTGTCAAAGACCTTTTCCTGGGGACCACAGCGCCGCGGGTGCAGCATAGGATCAGCGTTCCGGTCCTCTTGCTCCGCGCCAAATAGCACACTCTGGGGGAGTCACTAACCTGGCTTCCGCGCCGGCCTTCGAGTGTATATTCCTGCTGTCTATTCGAACGAGGACCCAGCGAGGAAAACTCGCCTTAGCCCATCCTGGCAGGGGATTGGCTTTCCCTGATAAATCCAGATAGTGTAGAAGTGAATTCTGCTTTCAGATTCATGACTCATGTTAATTGATGGACACGCAACTCCGGAGGGAACTGCGCGCTATTGTCAGCGGCACGCCGATCGTCTGCCCGGGCATTACCGGCAATCACGGGGACTCTGGCTCAGTTCCATCGGCCTTGGAACCTACCTGGGCGACCCGACAGATGCAGTCGACAAACAATACACCCAGGCCGTTTTGCAAGTGGCCCGTGCCGGCGTGAACGTCTTCGACACCGCGGTCAATTACCGCCACATGCACAGCGAGCGCGCCATCGGGCGAGCGGTTTCGGAATTAATTTCGTCAGGCGCGATCCAGCGCGATGAATTCCTGCTGGCAACCAAAGGCGGCTTTCTCGGCTACGACAGCAAGGAACCCGATGATCCCTCCGCATACTTCCAGGCGCGGCTTGTTCGGACCGGCCTGGTCAAGCCGGAAGAAATCGTCGCCGGCTGCCACACGCTTTCGCCGCGATACCTGGATCATCAGATTGACGTGAGTCGTGGAAACCTTGGCGTTGGAGCGATTGACCTCTACTACCTCCACAATCCCGAAACGCAACTCCGCGAGGTTTCACACGAGGAGTTCCTGCGGCGCCTGCGCCTGGCCATCGTCGTCCTGGAGCAAGCCGTTGCAGACGGCAAGATTCGCATGTACGGCACAGCAACGTGGAACGGTTTTCGGGTTCAGCCAGGCTCTCAGGAAGCCATCTCGCTCGAAGAGATTCTCGGTGTGGCGCGAGAGGTGGGAGGGCAGAATCATCATTTCGGCGCCATTCAGCTTCCCTTCAACATCGCCATGCCGGAGGCCCTGGCCGCGAACACGCAGGCTTCAAATGGCCGCCTGGTTCCGCCACTCCAGATCGCTCGCGAGCATGGCCTGATAGTTTTTTCCAGCGCCACCCTGCTGCAGGGCCATCTCTCAAAGGGATTGCCAGCCGGCATCGTGCAGTCGATCCCGGGCTTTGCTACGGATGCTCAACGGGCCATCCAGTTTGTCCGGTCCACTCCGGGGATCACCTGCGCCCTAGTAGGCATGAGCAGGCATGAGCACCTGGAGGAGAACCTTGCCGCGGCCTTGCGGCCGCCGCTTTCACTCGCCGATTATCGCAAGATGTTTCAGAAGTGATGGCTGGAGATGCCCTGCTCCGGGGCAAGAAACCGCGCAACTTGTCTGCGGGGCAAGTGGAGCATCCGGAAGCGATTGGGACAAGCCCCTGAGGCCTTGCTATGAATTCCGCTGTGGCGCTTGACAGTCAGATGTCTTTTCGTTACGTTGCACATTGGTCTGGTTAGTTGACAAATCTCTTGTGCGAGGGTCAAGGTGGCAGGAAGACCGATCATTTCAATCACCACGGATTTTGGCGAGAACGACCACTTCGTGGGGGTCATGAAAGGCGTGATCCTAAGTGTCAACCCCGACGCCACGATCGTTGACATCAACCACCAGGTGAATTCTTACGACATCTTCGACGGCGCCTACAGTTTGTCGCAGAGCTATCACGTCTTCCCGCCCGGTACGGTCCATCTGGTGGTGGTCGACCCGGGAGTGGGGTCCGAGCGACGCCCGATCATTGCGCAAACGAAAGATTACAGGTTTGTGGCGCCCGATAACGGCGTTCTCTCAATGGTTTACGAGCGAGAGGAGCGCGTGGAAGTCCGTCAGGTAACCTCCGAACATTTCTTTCGGAAGCCGGTCAGCAAAACTTTCCACGGCCGGGACATATTTGCGCCGGTGGCCGCCTGGCTCAGCCGCGGTATGGAAGCCGAAAAATTCGGCAGCGTTATCAACGATTATGCAAGGTTTACTTCGGTCCGGCCCAAATGGGTAAACAATTCCCTCGTCAAAGGCGTCACCATTAAGGTCGATAAGTTCGGAAATGTGGTCACGAATATCACTCCCGAGGACGTCTCGCAAATTTTTAGCCAATACCCGCCGCCCTTCTGCATCAGGATCAATGGACACGAAATCACCCAGATTCGTGAATCTTTCGCAGCGGGCAATTCCTCGGAACTATTTGCCGTAGTCGGCAGTTCGGGATTCATTGAAATCTGCACCAATCGTGGTTCTGCAGCAAAGACAATGAACGTCAACCGCGGAATCGAGGTGGAAGTGGCACTGGTCGCTCAACCAGCTGAAAGATCCTGAGAATTCTCTCGAAGCTCAGGCTGAAGTCCCCTTAGGCCGCAGTGGAGCCACCCTGGGGCGGTCGCCCCGGGTGCCAAGCCTTTCAATCTTCACCTTTGAAACGCGCAGACCCTCCATATCCACAACGGTATAAATGCGGCCATCATAGGCAAAACTCTCACCTCCCTTGGGGATTTTACCCAGGCAGTCGAGGACAAAGCCGGCCAGCGTCTCATAGCCTTCACCTCGTGGCAGCACGATTTCATAATCGTCGGCAAGATCGCGCAAATTGATCGCCGCATCCACCACCAGAACATCCTCGCCCAGCTTCTTGATAGACGCCTCCTCGCGGTCATACTCGTCCTGGATTTCGCCCACGATCTGCTCCAGGACGTCTTCAATGGTCACCAGCCCGACAAACGTGCCGAATTCATCGACCACCAGCGCCAGGTGCGCACGGCGCCGGCGGGCCTCATCCAGCAGCTTTATCAGGGGCATGGTTTCCGGAACGATCATCGGCGGATGCAGCAACGACAACAGGTCCAGCGGATCGTCGAGCAGAATATGATGGCTGAGCCGGTCGAGCGTCACGCCCAGCAGATCACGCGCATAAAGAATTCCAATGATGTGGTCCGGAGAGCCCTCATAGATGGGGATGCGAGAATGCTGGTCGTGGACAATGCTCTCCAGAAGGAACCGGAGGTCCTTGCTGAAAGGCAACGAAGTAATCTGATTCCTCGGCACCATGATTTCGCGCACCAAAGCGCGGTGCAGATCGAAGATGCTGTGGACCATCTCCTCCTGTTCCTCACCTAGCAGCCCGCGCTTGCGTACTCCCGAAACAATCAGTTCCACTTCCTCCAGGCTGTGCATGTCGCCGTGCCCTGCCGACGCCGTAACCCCAACCGCCCGCGTCACGCCGCTTGCCAGACGGTCCATCACCAGCACGGGGACACGCACCACGCGCATGAACACGGTGAGCGGCAGCGCAAAGATCAGTGCCACCCTTTCTGCGCGTTCGTAGCCGATTGTCTTCGGGGCGAGCTCTCCAAGGACCATCAGCAGGCCCGTGATCAGCGCGAATGCAAGCAGCGTGGCGAGCCCGTGCGATAGTGGACCGATAAGATGATTGACCCGCCCCTCCATCAACCCGCGGATGTCACCCGCCAGCAACTCCTCCCCCAGCCAACCCAGCAGCAGGCTTGCAGCGGTCACACCGAGTTGCAGGGCGGAGAAAAGGCGGCTGGGATAGGCCAGAATTTTCTGAACCAGCACGGCGCGCGAGCTCCCCATCCGCACAAGTTGCTGCAAGCGGCTGCGACGGACGCTCAGCAGCGCATATTCAGTGGCCACAAAGAAAGCGTTCACCGCAATCAGGGCCAGGATCAGTACCCCTTGTAAAAACAAGCTCATGGCAGGTTCCCTGCACTGCATTCTAGCCTGAAATAGCGCCGCAACAAAAAGCCTCCGTCAAAGCTCCACGCCGGACGCCCTGCCGAAGAATGCATGACATTCTGCCTCACCGTGGGTTCTGTTAGAATGGGGAAGATGCACAATGTCATTGCGGAAGTGGTTGAGAACCGGCCGTTGATCGGCGGCCATTTCCTTCTGGATCTATATGCTCCGCGCCAGGCACAGGCCACACGGCCCGGGCAGTTCGCCATGGTCCGCCTGCTGGACCACTCTGACGTGCTGCTGCGCCGTCCCATGAGCATTTTTGATGTCAGGCCCCGTGCGGCAGCAGGCCAGACGCCCGGAAACGGCGCTGCGCCGGAAATCATTCAGCTTCTCTACAAAATCGTGGGACGCGGAACACGCCTGATGGCTCTGCTCAAGCCCGGCGACCAGGTGGAACTGCTGGCCCCGCTGGGCCACGGTTTTTTCGAGGAAGAGTACCTGCCCATCGCCCGGGCCTCTGATGAAGTTCTGCACGTCGCAGGCGGCATTGGGATTGCCGCGCTGTTGCTCCCCTCGCGACAAGTGGCAAAGGCCGGTCTTCGTCAGCGGCTTTTTTTCGGAGGCCGCACGCGAGACGACCTGGTGGGCACGGAGGATTTTGAGAATTACGTCGGGGAAATAGTCCTCGCCACCGAAAACGGCTCAACAGGTCACAAGGGATTTGTGACCCTACCACTTGAAAAATATCTTGCCGGCCATCAGGAAAGAAAGTTCCTACTGATGGCCTGCGGCCCCTGGGCCATGCTGCGCGCCACGGTCGCTCTTGCGGAGCGGTATGGCCATCCCTGCCTGGTCTCGATGGAGAACCGCATGGGATGCGGCCTCGGCGTTTGCCTGGGATGCTCGATTCGCGTGGAAGGAACAGGCCACGCCGCATACGAACGTGTCTGCACCGAAGGCCCGGTGTTTTGCGCGGAGCACGTGATCTGGGAGAAGGAAGAAATCCCTAAAATTTAATCAAATGACGGACCCACCGAGCCAGCAACGGAACGAGGTTATGCCATCCACTGGCAGTAAAGGGCAGTTCTCGCCGCGCATCGACGTCAACATCGCCGGGATTCATTTTGAGAACCCGGTCCTGACGGCCAGTGGCACTTTCGGCTACGGCCAGGAATTTGCCCACTTAATTGACCTGAACCAACTTGGCGGGATTTGTGTGAAGGGCATCTCCGCCGATCCTATGGAGGGCAACCCTTCGCCGCGAATTTATGAAACTGAAGCAGGAATGCTGAACGCTATCGGCCTCCAGAACGTGGGCGCCGAAAGGTTCCTGAAGGAGAAGCTTCCCTTCCTCCGCACGCTGCGTACGCGCTGCATCGTGAACGTCTTCGGCTATTCAACCGAAGATTACGTCCGCGCCATCGAGATCCTGAACGAAGGCGAAGGCATCCACGGCTACGAGCTCAATATCTCCTGCCCCAACACGCGTTGCGGCGGAATGGTCTACGGAAACGATCCGCGCCTGACCGCAGAAGTGGTTGCCGCCAGCAAGAAGGCGTCGCGGTATCCGCTGATCGTGAAGCTCTCGCCCAACGTCACGGACATCACCGAGCTTGCGTGCGCCTCCGAGGCCGCAGGGGCCGACGCGCTCTCGCTGGTCAACACCTTTGTCGGGATGGCTATCGATGTTGAAACCTGCACGCCGCGCATTTCAAACGTCACCGGAGGGCTTTCCGGCCCGGCCATCAAGCCGCTCGCTGTGCGCATGGTCTACCAGACGTACCGTGCCGTTAAGATTCCCATCATCGGCATCGGAGGCATCGCCACCGCAGAAGACGCACTGGAGTTCATCATCGCCGGCGCCCGCGCCGTCCAGATCGGCACCGCCAACTTCTACGCGCCGGAAACCGCCCTGCGCGTCGCTGATGGTATTCGCGATTACTGCCGCCGCAAGCGAACTCATCTTACGGACCTCGTTGGCACGCTGAAGGTCCCACACGCAGGGGCTGGCGTCCTGGCGGCTCCTCACGCAGGGTGACTGCTCCATGCGCGCCGCACTCCTTAATCTCCTTGCCTGCCCTCACTGCCTCGGTGAGCTTGAATTGCACGTAACTTCGACGGCCAATGACAAAATCGACGAAGGTTCGCTAGGCTGCCGCGACTGTCGCGCAGAATACCCTGTCCTTGGTGGTATTCCCCGATTCGTGCCGGACCCCGCCTATGCCCGCTCCTTCAGCTTCGAGTGGAGGCAATGGCGGCGCACACAGTTTGATACGGCCGCACGCAATGATTCGCTCGCGACCTTCACCGCTTCAACGGGCTATAGCCCCGCAGATTTAGCAGGCAAGACGGTGCTGGAAGCAGGGTGCGGGGCCGGTCGCTATATGGACCTGCTGGCGCGCGCAGGCGCCCAGGTCATCGGTATTGATATGAGCCAGGCTATTGAAGTCGCACAGGAGAATCTAGGCCATCTTCCCAATTGCCACTTCGTGCAAGGCGACCTCATGCGGCCGCCATTCCGGATGAGAGCATTTGATTTCGTCTACAGCATTGGAGTGCTTCACCACACGCCCAGCACACGGAAAGCTTTCAGCGGCCTCGTCCCGCTGCTGAAAGACGGCGGAGAAATCTCCGTGTGGGTTTATCCCCTTCGCCGCCTTTCAGAAACCTTCAGGCGATTCCCGGACCGCGTCAATCAAGTCCTCTCAGTCGATTCGAACTTTACCATCCCCACCTCACGGCAGGCCACAGTTAAACGGTTCGCGGGAACCATTGACTGGCTGATGGAGGCTTCCAACCGTTTTCAGCGTGCCTTCACCACGCGCCTCCCTGCACGCCTGCTTTTCGTGCTCTGTCACGCGGCTATCCCTCTCTATTACCTGTACCGGTTGCCGCTGTTCTATCCCCTGCGGCTGGTGACCAAAATTGCCATGCATCCTGATCCGGAATGGAGAGTTCTCGACACTTTTGATTGGTACTCACCACGATACCAGTGGAAACATACCTTCAGCGAACTCGAGGAGTGGTTTCGCGAAGCGGGGCTCACGCAGATAACCATTATGCCGCGCCCCGTTGCCGTCCGCGGTCGGCGGCCGGATATCCCGTAATCCAGTAGCAAGGCGAGAACTGGGAGCCAGCCCCGTAAGTTTCTGCCTCGGTGGGGAGCTCCACTTCGGCATTCAGTCGCGCCCCCAACGTGCTACACTCTTTGCATAATATTGCGCGGCGGTATCGAGCCGATCGCCCTATATTGCATCGTTTCGGGGTTGTGTGGATTCCCCCCTTTCAGGGGAAGGTCTACGCCAGCCGTTGCCAGTTGGTTCAGATTGCGCGCGCATGACTGCGCTCCCAACTATGCTGATCCTCGACGTCGGATGTGGGAAAAATAAACAGGAGCCAGGCGCAATCGGGCTGGATCGCCAAAGGGGTTCCGTTGCCGATATCCGATGCGAACTGGGCCATTTCCCCTGGCCTCTCAGGTCTGACTCTGCCGATAAGATTTACCTGTCGCATTTTCTCGAGCATCAATTGGATATTTTGGGCGCCATGCGGGAGGTCCACCGTATCGGCAAGCCCGGCTGCGAGGTCGTTATCGTAACGCCCCACTTTAGCTCGCTTGATTCGTACACAGATCCGACGCACCTATTCCACCTGGGGCTTCACAGCTTCGATTACTTTGCCCGGGACAGCTTTGAGAACTTTACCTACGGCGGCGGTGGCTTTCAGATCCTCGATCGACGCCTGACGTTTGGCGGAAACTTCCTTCTTGATAACTTTGCGCGGCTATGGGCCAATCACGCCCCCGACTTCTATGAGAAACACCTGGCTTGGATCTTGCCAGCGAGAAACATTTTCTGCAGGCTTCGGGTGATCAAGTAGTTCCGGCTCGAACCGAAGGGCGGCACCGGGCTCCCGAGTGCTACAACTCTGCCGCGTCTCCGTCGCCATCAGCCGCTCCAGGGTGTGCCGACGTAGGTTTCGTCCAGGTTACCAGGCCGACCCTGTACCCATTGCAGCCCGCCGTGCGAACTAATGATAAGGCAATGTTTTCAGTAAACTCTTTTCTGATTTCGATGGGCCGTTTGAATACGGTTTCAGGGAAGGATGGAAATAGGCCTGCTCCGCGCCCACCGGTGGATCAGAGTCAGAAGGCGCCTTGGATAAGAACTGGTTTGCCACTGGCGCAGACGGACCGTTTCCGCTGAGCGCAAACAGGTATTCCGGCCCCACCCACGGTTCGGAGGAAGTTGACTCTATTTCCCTGAGCATTGCATTCAACCGGGCCGCGACGCGCTTGCTCTGCGGGCTGGCGCTCAGGTTGTTTTCTTCCGCCGGGTCCTTTGCCCAGTTGTAAAGATATCGGCCGCCTTTGTTCGTCAGAATCTAATGCCAATCGGCGGTGGTCAGGCTGATTCCCGCGGCGTCTGGCTCAGAAAGGCTCGCGCTGAGTTCGGAAACAACGGGCTGGGCAATCCGCTGCGGCGAATCTGTCTGCCAGAACCGCGCCAGGCTGAAATCGTGCAAAGGGAACGTGTTCCCCAATGCCAGGTCGATGGTGGTTGCAAAGAGCTGGCGGACCGCGACCGGCAAAGTAATCCGCTTTCCGGCAGGGATGCCCGCACCGCACGCAATCAGCGGAACGTGAATTTCTTCCCGATGAAGATCGTTGCCGTGCTGGTAAACTCCGTGCTCGCCAAAGGCTTCTCCGTGGTCGGCCGTTATCAAAATGATCGTGTTCTTCCCCGCCGGTGAAGCCTCAAGAAAGCGAACCAGTTTCCCGATCTGCGCGTCGAGGTAAGCAAGGCTGTTGTCATAGCCGTCTATTAGCGCCTGGCGATCGGCGGCAGGCAGTGGCTGGTCTGGCCGGAGCCTGCGTTTCGCGCCCCATCGGCTTACCGCCCGTTCCGGCAGCGTTCCAAAACGATGATCGTACGGCACAGGAGGAAGGTAGGGACTGTGCGCATCAAAATAGTTGATGTAAACATAGAATGGGCCCGCTGGGCGGTGTTGCAGCCAGCGGAAAACCTCCGCATTCAAGTCGGCTGCGTTGCGCCGGTAAAAAGCGTCGTAGCGGCCCATGTTCTGATAAAGCGGTTGCACCGCCGCGCGCCCCATCAGTGTCCGCGACAGATTGTAAAGCATCGTCGTGCGATCGTCATCGTACCATCCAAACCCGTCACCCATTCCCCAGCCCGATTCTCCGTAGTAGTAATTCGCGTTGAATCCTGCCGTGGCATACCCTTGCTGGCCCAGAACGCTTTCAACGGTTTTCCAGGCAGCGTTAAGCGGCCTGAAGGCGTTGGCGCCGCTCTGGTGCGGAAGCAATCCCGTAAAGATGGCGGCCAGTGACGGCAGAGTCCAGGAGGTGGCCGAAATAGCGTTTTCAAACAACACGCCCTTTTCAGCCAGCCGTGCAAGGTTGGGCGTAGTATCACGATCGTAGCCATAAGCCGAAAGGTGGTCAGCCCGCACCGTATCCATTGTTATGAGAACGATGTTGGGGCGCTGACCGGGATCGATTTCACTGGCGGCAACACTCGTCCCACCTGGGAGCCGGGACGCGCCATAATAAATAATGCCAGCCGCCAAAACCACCAGGACTGCAGCAATCGCTCCCGCCAGCCCGCGAAGGGGCCAGTCTTTATCAGGGTCAAACCAGGGAGAGATTAACTTGCTCCGGGTAAGTCCTATCACCAACACCACAACAAACACGACGGCAAGCCGGACTAGCGGGAACAGGATGTTCTTGAGGCGGCTGTAGACGTCAAAATTCACCGAATGCGTGTGCACAAAGTGGCCTGCCCACCCAACATAGGCTCCCGCACAACCGATCAGAACTGCCGCAAGGATCAACTCACGAAGCGAGCTTTGAAATCTGCCGAGAGAGGCCAATAACCCCAGGCAAAGACCCAGAGTCGCAAAAAACAGCATGGCTATCAGCGGAGCCAGAAACCAGATGACCCATGTAACGTCAACAACAAGATACTCCTGCACTGAAGGAACAGAGTAGAGGAGCCTTGCTTCCCACAGGCCCACCAGCAGGCCGGCCAACGCCCCGGTGATAGCAAAGCGGAGTAGCGTGTCGGTCTGAGATCTATGCGGCATAGTGAGCCCGGGTTTTAAAATATTTAGAGGTATTTCGACGCCCGCCAGAAGCATGGGGTTACGACGAAGTCAAGATTTAACAGGAAATTTACAATCGGGCTGCAGCATCGGCATTGGCATGTCAAGAGAAATGAACAACTTCAGGCAAGTGAATTCCAGGCCCGCTTTCTTTAGCCCCGACAGATGGCGCATGGAGTACGCGAGGCATGGGCTGAATGTCGGTTTTCGGTTTACATTAGAGGACTTGAATGACCAGGAAGGCATGGCCCGCCGAAAGCCAGTTATGGATCGATGACGGCGGATGTTTAATTGAGGTCGTGTGAGACCATCAATTTAAAGGTCACTTTGTCGGCTCCAGCCGTCACTCCGACGCCCACCCCTG belongs to Acidobacteriota bacterium and includes:
- a CDS encoding universal stress protein — protein: MYNKILVTLDTSPTDRAIIEHIKALAGIMHSRVALLHVADGWAARMYGPDAVSPEVAQDKSYLGRVRAEFEAEGIPAEAALAYGDPANEIVKWVQQEGCDLVAMSTHGHRFVKDLFLGTTAPRVQHRISVPVLLLRAK
- a CDS encoding aldo/keto reductase, whose product is MLIDGHATPEGTARYCQRHADRLPGHYRQSRGLWLSSIGLGTYLGDPTDAVDKQYTQAVLQVARAGVNVFDTAVNYRHMHSERAIGRAVSELISSGAIQRDEFLLATKGGFLGYDSKEPDDPSAYFQARLVRTGLVKPEEIVAGCHTLSPRYLDHQIDVSRGNLGVGAIDLYYLHNPETQLREVSHEEFLRRLRLAIVVLEQAVADGKIRMYGTATWNGFRVQPGSQEAISLEEILGVAREVGGQNHHFGAIQLPFNIAMPEALAANTQASNGRLVPPLQIAREHGLIVFSSATLLQGHLSKGLPAGIVQSIPGFATDAQRAIQFVRSTPGITCALVGMSRHEHLEENLAAALRPPLSLADYRKMFQK
- a CDS encoding HlyC/CorC family transporter, producing MQCREPAMSLFLQGVLILALIAVNAFFVATEYALLSVRRSRLQQLVRMGSSRAVLVQKILAYPSRLFSALQLGVTAASLLLGWLGEELLAGDIRGLMEGRVNHLIGPLSHGLATLLAFALITGLLMVLGELAPKTIGYERAERVALIFALPLTVFMRVVRVPVLVMDRLASGVTRAVGVTASAGHGDMHSLEEVELIVSGVRKRGLLGEEQEEMVHSIFDLHRALVREIMVPRNQITSLPFSKDLRFLLESIVHDQHSRIPIYEGSPDHIIGILYARDLLGVTLDRLSHHILLDDPLDLLSLLHPPMIVPETMPLIKLLDEARRRRAHLALVVDEFGTFVGLVTIEDVLEQIVGEIQDEYDREEASIKKLGEDVLVVDAAINLRDLADDYEIVLPRGEGYETLAGFVLDCLGKIPKGGESFAYDGRIYTVVDMEGLRVSKVKIERLGTRGDRPRVAPLRPKGTSA
- a CDS encoding dihydroorotate dehydrogenase electron transfer subunit; the encoded protein is MTFCLTVGSVRMGKMHNVIAEVVENRPLIGGHFLLDLYAPRQAQATRPGQFAMVRLLDHSDVLLRRPMSIFDVRPRAAAGQTPGNGAAPEIIQLLYKIVGRGTRLMALLKPGDQVELLAPLGHGFFEEEYLPIARASDEVLHVAGGIGIAALLLPSRQVAKAGLRQRLFFGGRTRDDLVGTEDFENYVGEIVLATENGSTGHKGFVTLPLEKYLAGHQERKFLLMACGPWAMLRATVALAERYGHPCLVSMENRMGCGLGVCLGCSIRVEGTGHAAYERVCTEGPVFCAEHVIWEKEEIPKI
- a CDS encoding dihydroorotate dehydrogenase, translating into MPSTGSKGQFSPRIDVNIAGIHFENPVLTASGTFGYGQEFAHLIDLNQLGGICVKGISADPMEGNPSPRIYETEAGMLNAIGLQNVGAERFLKEKLPFLRTLRTRCIVNVFGYSTEDYVRAIEILNEGEGIHGYELNISCPNTRCGGMVYGNDPRLTAEVVAASKKASRYPLIVKLSPNVTDITELACASEAAGADALSLVNTFVGMAIDVETCTPRISNVTGGLSGPAIKPLAVRMVYQTYRAVKIPIIGIGGIATAEDALEFIIAGARAVQIGTANFYAPETALRVADGIRDYCRRKRTHLTDLVGTLKVPHAGAGVLAAPHAG
- a CDS encoding methyltransferase domain-containing protein → MRAALLNLLACPHCLGELELHVTSTANDKIDEGSLGCRDCRAEYPVLGGIPRFVPDPAYARSFSFEWRQWRRTQFDTAARNDSLATFTASTGYSPADLAGKTVLEAGCGAGRYMDLLARAGAQVIGIDMSQAIEVAQENLGHLPNCHFVQGDLMRPPFRMRAFDFVYSIGVLHHTPSTRKAFSGLVPLLKDGGEISVWVYPLRRLSETFRRFPDRVNQVLSVDSNFTIPTSRQATVKRFAGTIDWLMEASNRFQRAFTTRLPARLLFVLCHAAIPLYYLYRLPLFYPLRLVTKIAMHPDPEWRVLDTFDWYSPRYQWKHTFSELEEWFREAGLTQITIMPRPVAVRGRRPDIP